The Tistrella mobilis genome window below encodes:
- a CDS encoding transglutaminase domain-containing protein, with protein sequence MRLTVEHQTIYSYGRPARYAIQALRLTPPDLAAQRVISWRIEVEPAAHLVPLTDGFGNRVHQLTLDHDHDRLAVTVRGIVETTDTAGVVGRDLPDTLSPEVFLRETPLTTADDALKAFADQVRPVLETDGAVAAMHAVLRLTAGRVAYVKGATDARTTAAEALAHGRGVCQDHAHVFITVVRELGIPARYVSGYLSPNDDDHAESPGGEASHAWAEAWLEGLGWVGFDPSNGISPTGSYIRLAHGLDYLDAAPVRGIRIAGDEEHLAVRVHVTEQAQQ encoded by the coding sequence GCACCAGACCATCTACAGCTATGGGCGGCCGGCCCGGTACGCGATCCAGGCGTTACGCCTGACGCCTCCGGATCTGGCGGCGCAGCGGGTGATTTCGTGGCGGATCGAGGTGGAACCCGCCGCACATCTGGTGCCGCTGACCGACGGCTTCGGCAACCGGGTGCATCAGCTGACCCTCGATCATGATCATGACCGGCTGGCGGTGACGGTGCGTGGCATCGTGGAGACGACGGACACGGCGGGTGTCGTCGGCCGCGACCTGCCCGACACCCTGTCGCCGGAGGTCTTCCTGCGCGAGACGCCGCTGACCACGGCCGACGACGCACTGAAAGCGTTCGCCGACCAGGTTCGCCCGGTTCTTGAGACCGACGGTGCCGTGGCGGCCATGCATGCCGTTCTGCGGCTGACCGCCGGACGGGTCGCCTATGTCAAGGGCGCCACCGATGCCCGGACCACCGCCGCCGAGGCGCTGGCCCATGGGCGCGGCGTATGCCAGGACCACGCCCATGTTTTCATCACCGTGGTGCGGGAACTGGGCATACCCGCCCGCTATGTCAGCGGCTATCTCTCGCCCAATGATGACGACCACGCCGAAAGCCCGGGCGGCGAAGCCAGTCATGCCTGGGCGGAAGCCTGGCTGGAGGGGCTGGGCTGGGTCGGCTTCGATCCGTCGAACGGCATCAGCCCCACCGGTTCCTATATCCGCCTTGCCCATGGTCTCGACTATCTGGACGCCGCCCCCGTGCGCGGCATCCGTATCGCCGGCGACGAGGAACACCTCGCCGTTCGCGTCCACGTCACGGAACAGGCCCAACAGTGA